From Pulveribacter suum, a single genomic window includes:
- the ugpE gene encoding sn-glycerol-3-phosphate ABC transporter permease UgpE: protein MIDRNPWLTFVSHAVLILGVAIVAFPLYLALVASTHTADAIVQSPMPLLPGAHLWENYQAALFGSGKLGSNTTVVRMLWVSFVMAMVITVGKIAISLLSAFAIVYFRFPFKMLCFWAIFLTLMLPVEVRILPTYKVVADLGLLNTYGGLTLPLIASATATFLFRQFFLTVPDELVEAARIDGAGPMRFFVDVLVPLSRTSIAALFVIQFIYGWNQYLWPLLMTTSEDMYPVVIGIKRMLAGGEAAVDWNIVMATAIIAMLPPTLVVMLMQKWFVKGLVDTEK from the coding sequence ATGATTGATCGCAATCCCTGGCTGACCTTCGTCTCGCACGCCGTGCTGATCCTCGGCGTGGCCATCGTCGCCTTTCCGCTCTACTTGGCGCTCGTCGCCTCCACGCACACGGCGGACGCCATCGTGCAGTCGCCCATGCCGCTGCTGCCCGGCGCCCACCTGTGGGAGAACTACCAGGCCGCCCTGTTCGGCTCGGGCAAGCTGGGCTCCAACACCACCGTGGTGCGCATGCTGTGGGTCAGCTTCGTGATGGCCATGGTCATCACGGTGGGCAAGATCGCGATTTCGCTGCTGTCGGCGTTCGCCATCGTGTACTTCCGCTTTCCCTTCAAGATGCTGTGCTTCTGGGCCATCTTCCTGACGCTGATGCTGCCCGTGGAAGTGCGCATCCTGCCCACCTACAAGGTGGTGGCCGACCTGGGGCTGCTCAACACCTACGGCGGCCTGACGCTGCCGCTGATCGCCTCGGCCACGGCCACGTTCCTGTTCCGCCAGTTCTTCCTGACGGTGCCCGACGAGCTGGTGGAGGCCGCGCGCATTGATGGCGCCGGGCCCATGCGCTTTTTCGTGGACGTGCTGGTGCCGCTGTCGCGCACCTCGATCGCGGCGCTGTTCGTGATCCAGTTCATCTACGGCTGGAACCAGTACCTGTGGCCGCTGCTCATGACGACCAGCGAGGACATGTACCCGGTGGTCATCGGCATCAAGCGCATGCTGGCCGGCGGCGAGGCGGCCGTGGACTGGAACATCGTCATGGCCACCGCCATCATCGCCATGCTGCCGCCCACGCTGGTGGTGATGCTGATGCAAAAGTGGTTCGTCAAGGGCCTGGTGGACACCGAGAAGTAA
- a CDS encoding sn-glycerol-3-phosphate import ATP-binding protein UgpC — protein MASISLKNIVKRYGIGKAAVPVIHGVNAEIRDGEFIVIVGPSGCGKSTLLRMVAGLEEITGGELHIGSRVVNNLEPAKRDIAMVFQNYALYPHMSVFDNMAYGLKIASVPKDEIRTRVDKAAKILELGHLLERKPRQLSGGQRQRVAMGRAIVRQPQVFLFDEPLSNLDAKLRVQTRLEIQKLHRELGITSLFVTHDQVEAMTLAERIIVMNAGNMEQFGTPEEVYHTPASTFVASFIGSPPMNLLQNAPGAQPGQLLGIRPEHLDVGEDGWPVLVETVEMLGAERLIYGRLNGEQLVVRVEEGTLCPALGSTLHVKPRADRLHAFDATSGKRI, from the coding sequence ATGGCTTCTATTTCCCTCAAGAACATCGTCAAGCGCTACGGCATCGGCAAGGCGGCCGTGCCCGTCATCCACGGCGTCAACGCCGAGATCCGTGACGGCGAATTCATCGTCATCGTCGGGCCTTCGGGCTGCGGCAAATCCACGCTCTTGCGCATGGTCGCGGGCCTGGAGGAGATCACCGGCGGCGAGCTGCACATCGGCTCGCGCGTGGTCAACAACCTGGAGCCGGCCAAGCGCGACATCGCCATGGTGTTCCAGAACTACGCCCTGTACCCGCACATGAGCGTGTTCGACAACATGGCCTACGGCCTGAAGATCGCCAGCGTTCCCAAGGACGAGATCCGTACGCGCGTGGACAAGGCCGCCAAGATCCTGGAGCTGGGTCACCTGCTGGAGAGGAAGCCGCGCCAGCTCTCGGGCGGCCAGCGCCAGCGCGTGGCCATGGGCCGCGCCATCGTGCGCCAGCCGCAGGTGTTCCTATTCGACGAGCCGCTGTCCAACCTGGACGCCAAGCTGCGCGTGCAAACGCGCCTGGAGATCCAGAAGCTGCACCGCGAGCTGGGCATCACCAGCCTGTTCGTCACGCACGACCAGGTCGAGGCGATGACGCTGGCCGAGCGCATCATTGTCATGAACGCCGGCAACATGGAGCAGTTCGGCACGCCCGAGGAGGTCTATCACACGCCCGCCTCCACCTTCGTGGCCAGCTTCATCGGCTCGCCGCCGATGAACCTGCTGCAAAACGCCCCCGGCGCGCAGCCCGGCCAGCTGCTGGGCATCCGCCCCGAGCACCTGGATGTGGGCGAGGACGGCTGGCCGGTGCTGGTGGAGACCGTGGAAATGCTGGGCGCCGAGCGCCTGATCTACGGCCGCCTCAACGGCGAGCAGCTCGTCGTGCGCGTGGAAGAAGGCACGCTGTGCCCGGCCCTGGGCTCCACCCTCCATGTGAAGCCGCGCGCCGATCGCCTGCACGCCTTCGACGCCACGAGCGGCAAGCGCATCTGA
- the ugpQ gene encoding glycerophosphodiester phosphodiesterase: protein MTALPHWPYPRWIAHRGAGRLAPENTLAAFRLGAAHGWRMFECDAKLSADGVVFLLHDATLPRTTNGRGTAGELAWSELAQLDAGSWHSRQYAGEAIPTLQALARWCLANRHHLNIEIKPTPGTDEATGRAVAALAARLWHGQDVPPLLTSFKPLALSGAREVAPQLPRGLLLDQLQDGWLDTALQLGCVAIVCNHALWTAAQVQAVHQAGLRALSYTVNDEWAAERLIALGTDGIISDRVDLFSPG, encoded by the coding sequence ATGACCGCCCTGCCCCACTGGCCCTACCCGCGCTGGATCGCCCACCGCGGCGCCGGCCGCCTGGCGCCCGAAAACACCCTGGCCGCCTTTCGCCTGGGCGCCGCGCACGGCTGGCGCATGTTCGAGTGCGACGCCAAGCTCAGCGCCGACGGCGTGGTCTTCTTGCTGCACGACGCGACGCTTCCGCGCACCACCAATGGCCGCGGCACGGCCGGCGAGCTGGCCTGGAGCGAGCTGGCGCAGCTGGACGCCGGCAGCTGGCATTCGCGCCAGTACGCCGGCGAGGCCATCCCCACGCTGCAGGCCCTGGCACGCTGGTGCCTGGCCAACCGGCACCACCTGAACATCGAGATCAAGCCCACGCCGGGCACGGACGAGGCCACCGGGCGCGCCGTCGCCGCCCTGGCCGCACGGCTGTGGCACGGCCAGGACGTGCCGCCGCTGCTGACCTCGTTCAAGCCGCTGGCGCTGTCGGGCGCGCGCGAGGTGGCGCCGCAGCTGCCGCGCGGCCTGCTGCTGGACCAGTTGCAGGACGGCTGGCTGGACACCGCCCTGCAGCTGGGCTGCGTGGCCATCGTCTGCAACCATGCACTGTGGACTGCCGCGCAGGTGCAGGCCGTGCACCAGGCGGGCCTGCGCGCGCTCAGCTACACCGTCAACGACGAGTGGGCGGCCGAGCGGCTGATCGCGCTGGGCACCGACGGCATCATCAGCGACCGCGTGGACCTGTTCAGCCCCGGCTGA
- a CDS encoding DUF3772 domain-containing protein: protein MPRHAPCRPALDTLLRLLTALLLACTLAAPAAAAPAAPAARPQAAASAPAASVSASDGQPLPSVDELRRRLDAVPAKLDEEGDGRKLVGEANAIGTAAERLAAQRAADLADIDLRLQGLGPAPEKGAQADAPDVAQQRTALNKQRATIDGELKLARLISVDAEQRAGDLTRQRHAQFQAALASRADSPLSARFWRNLRNAAPGDQARLQSLALDLRSSMESALQPPRRTASFSSLLAALLLIVAGTWTAERILVRLLPVHLPTTRLRRSLLAAAAITANVLLVGAAMQLAWGALTAAEDLTDPLKALERASVRAAAYAAFVITLGHALLARRRPSWRLLPLSDAQARRLAPYPWWIALLSGVGTLAVEVNAIIGASLAAEVFTHALLALLLACATGLLLVQARRRVVPSAAEEPAAEGTPTPLVNVRPLWLGALLAAAAVAVLAAMVALLLGFVALASMLARQTVWFGVVFATAYLLFMLAEDLSEALLSSRGAVGRHLHSALGLEARLLDQLAVLASGALRVLLFFYMVIALMAPFGTGPDELFRRGSRFDGALKIGEFTLAPQALATAALVLVAGFVAIRMFKRWLSDAYFPSTALDPGMRSSITTLLGYVGGVVVIAIALAGLGISVERIAWVASALSVGIGFGLQAIVQNFISGLILLAERPVRVGDWVKLGDTEGDVRRVNVRATEIQVGDRSTVIVPNSEFITKTVRNMTLAGSQGRVQLSLPAPLDTDARRMRELILTAFREHPAILDEPAPAVTLDGIQGGTLIFVATGWVVNPRNAGGTRSDVLFALLDALRAEGLHLSPPATTFVTPGGQDGPAGEPPERAPTPPFGS from the coding sequence ATGCCGCGCCACGCCCCCTGCCGCCCTGCCCTTGACACCCTGCTGCGCCTGCTGACGGCCCTGCTGCTGGCCTGCACGCTGGCCGCCCCGGCCGCCGCCGCGCCCGCCGCACCCGCTGCGCGGCCGCAGGCCGCCGCCAGCGCCCCGGCGGCCTCGGTGTCGGCCAGCGACGGCCAGCCCCTGCCCTCCGTGGACGAGCTGCGCCGCCGCCTGGACGCCGTTCCCGCCAAGCTGGACGAAGAAGGCGACGGGCGCAAGCTGGTGGGCGAAGCCAACGCCATCGGCACCGCCGCAGAACGCCTGGCGGCCCAGCGCGCCGCCGACCTGGCCGACATCGACCTGCGCCTGCAGGGCCTGGGCCCGGCCCCGGAAAAGGGCGCGCAGGCCGACGCCCCCGACGTGGCCCAGCAGCGCACGGCCCTGAACAAGCAGCGCGCCACCATCGACGGCGAACTCAAGCTGGCCCGCCTGATCAGCGTGGACGCCGAGCAGCGCGCCGGCGACCTGACGCGCCAGCGGCACGCGCAGTTCCAGGCTGCGCTGGCCTCGCGGGCCGACTCGCCCCTGAGCGCCCGCTTTTGGCGCAACCTGCGCAACGCCGCGCCGGGCGACCAGGCCCGGCTGCAGTCGCTGGCCCTGGACCTGCGCAGCTCCATGGAAAGCGCCCTGCAGCCGCCGCGGCGCACTGCCTCCTTCAGCTCGCTGCTGGCCGCGCTGCTGCTGATTGTGGCCGGCACCTGGACGGCCGAGCGCATCCTGGTGCGCCTGCTGCCCGTCCATCTGCCCACCACCCGGCTGCGGCGCAGCCTGCTGGCCGCCGCCGCCATCACGGCCAACGTGCTGCTGGTGGGCGCGGCCATGCAGCTGGCCTGGGGCGCGCTGACGGCTGCCGAAGACCTGACCGACCCGCTCAAGGCGCTGGAGCGCGCCAGCGTGCGCGCGGCGGCCTATGCGGCCTTCGTCATCACGCTGGGCCACGCCCTGCTGGCGCGCCGGCGCCCCAGCTGGCGGCTGCTGCCGCTGAGCGACGCGCAGGCGCGCCGCCTGGCGCCCTACCCCTGGTGGATCGCGCTGCTGTCGGGCGTCGGCACGCTGGCAGTGGAGGTCAACGCCATCATCGGCGCCAGCCTGGCGGCCGAAGTCTTCACGCACGCCCTGCTGGCGCTGCTGCTGGCCTGCGCCACGGGGTTGCTGCTGGTGCAGGCGCGCCGGCGCGTCGTGCCCAGCGCCGCCGAAGAACCCGCCGCCGAAGGCACGCCCACGCCGCTGGTCAACGTGCGCCCGCTGTGGCTGGGCGCGCTGCTGGCGGCCGCCGCCGTGGCGGTGCTGGCGGCCATGGTCGCGCTGCTGCTGGGCTTTGTGGCACTGGCCAGCATGCTGGCGCGCCAGACGGTGTGGTTCGGCGTGGTGTTTGCCACGGCCTACCTGCTGTTCATGCTGGCCGAGGACCTGAGCGAGGCGCTGCTGTCGTCGCGCGGCGCGGTGGGCCGCCACCTGCACAGCGCGCTGGGGCTGGAGGCGCGGCTGCTGGACCAGCTGGCCGTGCTGGCCTCGGGCGCGCTGCGCGTGCTGCTGTTCTTCTACATGGTCATCGCGCTGATGGCGCCCTTCGGCACCGGGCCGGACGAGCTGTTTCGCCGCGGCAGCCGCTTTGACGGCGCCCTGAAGATCGGCGAATTCACCCTCGCCCCGCAGGCGCTCGCCACGGCGGCGCTGGTGCTGGTGGCCGGCTTCGTGGCCATCCGCATGTTCAAGCGCTGGCTGAGCGATGCGTACTTTCCCAGCACGGCGCTGGACCCGGGCATGCGCAGCTCCATCACCACGCTGCTGGGCTATGTGGGCGGGGTGGTGGTGATCGCCATCGCCCTGGCCGGCTTGGGCATCAGCGTGGAGCGCATCGCCTGGGTGGCCAGCGCCCTGTCGGTGGGCATTGGCTTCGGGCTGCAGGCCATCGTGCAGAACTTCATCTCCGGCCTGATCTTGCTGGCCGAGCGGCCGGTGCGGGTGGGCGACTGGGTCAAGCTGGGTGACACCGAGGGCGATGTGCGCCGGGTGAACGTGCGCGCCACCGAAATCCAGGTGGGCGACCGCTCCACCGTCATCGTGCCCAACTCGGAGTTCATCACCAAGACGGTGCGCAACATGACGCTGGCCGGCTCGCAGGGCCGGGTGCAGCTGAGCCTGCCCGCGCCGCTCGATACCGACGCCCGGCGCATGCGCGAGCTGATCCTCACGGCCTTTCGCGAGCACCCGGCCATCCTGGACGAGCCGGCGCCCGCGGTCACGCTGGACGGCATCCAGGGCGGCACCCTGATCTTTGTGGCCACCGGCTGGGTGGTCAATCCGCGCAACGCCGGCGGCACGCGCAGCGACGTACTGTTCGCCCTGCTGGACGCGCTGCGCGCCGAAGGCCTGCACCTGTCGCCACCGGCCACGACCTTCGTCACGCCCGGCGGGCAGGACGGCCCCGCGGGCGAGCCGCCAGAGCGCGCGCCCACGCCGCCCTTCGGCAGCTGA